A window of the Parabacteroides merdae ATCC 43184 genome harbors these coding sequences:
- a CDS encoding AAA domain-containing protein, whose protein sequence is MTTQFKTPTADLQHQYDLLQKEFEYEKEMYRQQIERTGIHRRIQQGLCWYPVVPGKSYYNSLNQLVVEIERLEDKETEHNFEYGRPVCFFTTNGSGNPEYLNFSTVISYVQDDRMVVVLPSPNALTDIQKAGEIGIQLYFDETSYKTMFNALSTVIQAKGNRLAYLRDVLLGKTPVGRRTFFPMRFPWLNLSQEEAVNHVLAAKDVSIVHGPPGTGKTTTLVEAIYETLHRENQVMVCAQSNTAVDWISEKLVDRGIHVLRIGNPTRINDKMLSFTYERRFESHPDYAELWGIRKAIREIQSNLRKKSHGEKETARNRLSRLRFRATELEVKIDTELFDEARVVACTLVGSANRVLTNRNFTTLFIDEAAQALEAACWIAIGKADRVILAGDHHQLPPTIKCIEAARGGLDHTLMQKITDRKPETVSLLKTQYRMNEDIMRFPSRWFYHDELQSAPEVKHRGILEFDTPVVWLDTADCHFEEDRLDDSMSRINRDEATLLVSTLQKYIEKIGKERVLDESIDFGLISPYKSQVQYIRGLIKRDTFFKPFRRLITAHTVDGFQGQERDVIMISLVRANDKGRIGFLGDLRRMNVAITRARMKLMILGDAPTLTRHAFYKELYEYIWENGQVITVQPPSPT, encoded by the coding sequence ATGACAACTCAATTCAAGACTCCGACCGCAGACCTGCAACATCAGTACGATCTTCTGCAGAAAGAATTCGAATATGAAAAAGAGATGTACCGCCAACAAATCGAACGGACCGGAATACATCGCCGCATCCAACAAGGACTGTGCTGGTATCCTGTCGTACCAGGAAAGAGTTACTATAATTCCTTGAACCAGCTCGTCGTAGAAATCGAACGGCTGGAGGATAAAGAGACCGAACACAATTTCGAATATGGTCGTCCGGTCTGCTTCTTCACGACAAACGGAAGCGGAAACCCCGAATACCTGAACTTCTCGACCGTCATCAGTTACGTACAAGACGACCGAATGGTCGTAGTACTGCCCTCTCCTAACGCACTTACGGATATACAGAAGGCTGGTGAAATCGGCATCCAACTTTATTTCGACGAGACCAGCTACAAGACAATGTTCAACGCCCTGTCCACCGTTATCCAAGCGAAAGGAAACCGGTTAGCTTACCTACGGGACGTCCTGTTAGGCAAAACGCCCGTCGGCCGGCGCACATTTTTTCCTATGCGTTTTCCCTGGCTGAACCTGTCGCAGGAAGAGGCGGTCAACCATGTATTGGCGGCAAAGGATGTGTCAATCGTGCACGGTCCTCCCGGAACAGGCAAAACGACCACTTTGGTTGAAGCGATCTATGAGACTCTGCACCGGGAAAATCAGGTAATGGTCTGTGCCCAAAGCAATACGGCCGTAGACTGGATATCCGAAAAACTAGTCGATCGTGGCATTCATGTCCTACGCATCGGTAACCCGACACGCATAAACGACAAGATGCTTTCCTTCACCTATGAACGGCGTTTCGAATCGCATCCCGACTATGCCGAACTATGGGGAATCCGCAAGGCGATCCGCGAGATACAATCCAATCTCCGCAAAAAGAGCCACGGTGAAAAAGAAACAGCACGCAACCGTCTCTCCCGTCTCCGTTTCCGGGCGACGGAACTGGAAGTGAAGATCGACACGGAATTGTTCGACGAGGCGCGTGTCGTGGCCTGCACGCTGGTCGGATCGGCGAACCGGGTATTGACCAACCGTAACTTCACAACTCTCTTTATCGACGAGGCCGCCCAAGCACTCGAAGCAGCCTGCTGGATCGCAATCGGCAAAGCGGATCGGGTCATCTTAGCGGGCGACCATCACCAGCTCCCTCCTACCATCAAATGTATAGAAGCGGCACGCGGCGGCTTAGACCACACCTTGATGCAAAAAATAACCGACCGGAAGCCCGAAACAGTCTCGCTTCTGAAAACGCAGTACCGGATGAACGAGGACATCATGCGCTTTCCTTCCCGTTGGTTCTATCATGACGAGCTACAATCCGCACCGGAAGTCAAGCATCGCGGCATCTTGGAATTCGATACGCCTGTCGTCTGGCTCGATACGGCGGATTGCCATTTCGAAGAAGACCGGCTCGACGACAGCATGAGCCGTATCAATAGAGACGAAGCTACACTGCTCGTTTCGACCTTACAGAAATATATCGAAAAGATCGGCAAAGAACGGGTATTGGATGAAAGCATCGACTTCGGTCTGATTTCACCTTACAAATCGCAGGTTCAGTATATCCGCGGACTGATCAAGCGCGACACTTTCTTCAAACCTTTCCGCCGCCTGATAACCGCTCACACGGTAGACGGCTTCCAGGGACAGGAACGCGATGTGATCATGATCAGTCTCGTACGAGCCAACGACAAAGGCCGGATCGGTTTCCTCGGTGACCTGCGCCGCATGAACGTCGCCATCACCCGCGCCCGCATGAAACTGATGATCTTGGGAGACGCACCGACACTAACACGGCATGCTTTCTACAAGGAATTATACGAATATATCTGGGAAAACGGACAGGTGATCACCGTTCAACCTCCTTCCCCGACATGA
- a CDS encoding glycine zipper family protein: MKNKVLYAIVSLLVLTGCGSMKNMSREDRAGVGAQIGAFVGWLFGGAVGNSIDDDIGGDIGAFVGTAVGGIAGAQIAANTGDEIRVEKRNSGNYTPSSHVLLPDLQIEDILLEEDSVTRDDKINAGETCRISLVIVNNSFQDALDVEPIVKVEKGRYLKLSEPVKIAKITRDDRIIYNVMVQASPKLRTGEAVFSVRLKEGRGNGTEEETFTVKTVGGDK, translated from the coding sequence ATGAAAAATAAAGTCCTATATGCGATAGTGTCTTTGTTGGTTCTGACAGGATGCGGATCGATGAAGAATATGAGCCGGGAAGACCGGGCTGGCGTAGGGGCCCAGATAGGCGCTTTTGTCGGATGGCTTTTCGGCGGAGCGGTCGGAAATTCCATAGACGATGATATCGGAGGTGACATAGGGGCGTTTGTCGGGACGGCGGTCGGAGGAATCGCCGGTGCGCAGATTGCTGCAAATACAGGCGACGAGATAAGAGTGGAGAAGAGGAATTCGGGGAATTATACACCGTCTTCGCATGTTCTCCTTCCCGATTTGCAGATCGAAGATATCTTATTGGAAGAGGACAGTGTCACCCGCGACGATAAGATCAATGCAGGTGAGACCTGCCGTATCTCCCTCGTGATTGTGAACAACAGCTTTCAGGATGCTTTGGACGTGGAACCGATAGTGAAAGTTGAGAAGGGCAGGTATTTGAAACTGTCCGAACCTGTCAAGATAGCCAAAATCACCCGTGATGACCGTATCATCTATAATGTTATGGTGCAGGCCTCCCCGAAGTTGCGTACAGGTGAAGCTGTGTTCAGCGTCCGTCTGAAAGAAGGGCGTGGCAACGGCACGGAAGAGGAAACCTTTACGGTTAAAACTGTCGGTGGTGACAAATGA
- a CDS encoding membrane protein, with the protein MGTLGCINDMLQRDKENRELRKLSKERLKETRNRLMKIGSSTKLPDTSVEEMKEIRKKTIEKEKADANHLSKIKLLLAIFVLFVLLSVWLFYSLIR; encoded by the coding sequence ATGGGAACTTTAGGCTGCATAAATGATATGTTACAACGGGACAAAGAAAACCGCGAGCTCCGGAAATTAAGCAAAGAACGCCTAAAGGAAACCCGAAACAGGCTCATGAAAATCGGGAGCAGTACCAAACTACCCGATACATCCGTTGAAGAAATGAAAGAAATTCGAAAAAAGACTATAGAGAAAGAAAAAGCAGATGCCAACCATCTATCCAAAATAAAATTACTTTTAGCCATATTTGTCTTATTCGTCCTCCTTTCAGTATGGCTGTTTTATTCTCTCATCAGATAA
- a CDS encoding L-cysteine desulfidase family protein gives MDKTTQTQIIKLIHQEVIPAIGCTEPVAVALAAAKAAEVLGCKPEKTEVFLSANILKNAMGVGIPGTGMVGLPIAVALGTLIGKSAYGLEVLRDLTPEALAEGKQVIEDKRIHIALKDNVDKLYIEVICSAGDETSRVIICHEHTNVVYVEKNGVVLTDRRKEGVSCDASGDEDELRLSFSTVYEFAMEMPLDEIRFILETADLNRKAAEASLKGNFGHTVSKTVSGVYGRKYMGDSAYTHMLAMTAAACDARMDGAMIPVMSNSGSGNQGIAATLPVLSFAEDIECSEEQLIRALMLSHLMVIYIKQSLGRLSALCGCVVAATGASCGITYLMGGDKVQISYAIKNMIGNITGMICDGAKPSCAMKVSSGVSTAMLSALMAMENKVVTPVEGIIDENVDKSIINLTSIGSKGMEATDKLVLDIMTGKSC, from the coding sequence ATGGATAAAACAACTCAAACACAAATCATCAAACTAATACATCAGGAAGTGATTCCCGCTATCGGTTGTACGGAACCGGTTGCGGTCGCATTGGCTGCCGCTAAGGCTGCCGAGGTTTTAGGCTGTAAACCGGAGAAAACGGAAGTATTTCTGAGCGCCAACATCCTGAAGAATGCGATGGGTGTCGGAATTCCTGGAACCGGAATGGTCGGGTTACCTATAGCGGTTGCTTTGGGTACGTTGATCGGCAAGTCTGCTTATGGTCTTGAAGTATTGCGTGACCTGACACCTGAAGCGCTTGCTGAAGGAAAGCAGGTGATCGAAGATAAACGGATTCATATCGCTTTAAAGGATAATGTCGACAAGCTCTATATCGAAGTGATTTGTTCAGCCGGAGATGAAACTTCGCGGGTGATAATCTGCCATGAACATACGAATGTCGTGTATGTGGAGAAGAATGGTGTGGTATTGACAGACCGGAGGAAAGAAGGTGTTTCCTGTGATGCTTCGGGCGATGAAGACGAATTGAGACTCTCTTTCTCTACTGTGTATGAGTTTGCGATGGAAATGCCGCTCGATGAGATCCGCTTTATCCTGGAAACTGCCGATCTGAACCGGAAAGCAGCCGAGGCTTCACTGAAGGGAAATTTCGGACATACGGTCAGCAAGACCGTTTCCGGTGTATACGGACGTAAATATATGGGAGACTCTGCCTATACCCATATGCTGGCAATGACGGCTGCTGCCTGTGATGCCCGCATGGATGGCGCCATGATCCCGGTGATGAGTAACTCCGGTAGTGGAAACCAGGGGATTGCAGCGACACTTCCCGTCCTTTCTTTTGCCGAAGACATCGAATGTTCGGAAGAACAGTTAATCCGTGCCCTGATGTTAAGCCATCTGATGGTCATCTATATCAAGCAAAGCTTGGGACGCTTGTCCGCCCTTTGCGGTTGTGTGGTGGCCGCCACGGGAGCCAGTTGCGGCATTACCTATCTGATGGGAGGCGATAAAGTGCAGATTTCCTATGCAATCAAGAATATGATCGGCAATATTACCGGTATGATATGCGATGGGGCGAAGCCCAGTTGTGCCATGAAAGTTTCCAGCGGTGTTTCGACTGCTATGCTGTCTGCGTTGATGGCAATGGAAAACAAGGTGGTGACTCCGGTCGAGGGCATTATTGATGAGAATGTCGACAAGTCGATCATTAACCTGACTTCTATCGGTTCCAAAGGAATGGAAGCCACCGATAAGCTGGTATTGGATATTATGACCGGAAAATCCTGCTAA
- a CDS encoding winged helix DNA-binding domain-containing protein: MLTDIRLLSHQLAKPRFRSPKELVAWMGAVQAQEYTMAKWAVGTRLKSSSLRVVDDALAKGEILRTHILRPTWHFIVAEDIRWMLQLSGGRIRTAFDSYARSRKMEITESFYTKGCRLLEQLLGGNKSLTKQELMDGFGRAGVETDNHLIHYFLVRAETDGLVCSGVDKNKKPTYALLEERVPPMKELSREEALARLATLYFQSHSPATLSDFVWWSGLAATEARHAVALIETDLLTEKFDSETFYLHVTCDLKACCRKVLHLLPSYDEYLISYKDRTTVMLREHHHKAFNTFGIFYPVILYEGRIVGNWKKDSKKKALTVETSLFDESLDLPEDLLKKAVDYYCSFHAQKSGFHT; this comes from the coding sequence ATGTTGACCGATATTCGTCTGTTGAGCCATCAATTGGCAAAGCCCCGGTTTAGGAGTCCGAAGGAATTGGTTGCCTGGATGGGAGCTGTCCAAGCACAGGAATATACGATGGCGAAATGGGCGGTCGGGACTCGCTTGAAGTCTTCTTCGTTGCGGGTGGTGGACGATGCGCTTGCAAAGGGGGAAATCCTGCGTACCCATATATTACGACCGACCTGGCATTTCATCGTAGCAGAGGATATCCGCTGGATGTTGCAATTGTCGGGAGGTCGTATACGGACAGCCTTCGATTCTTATGCAAGAAGCCGGAAGATGGAGATAACCGAAAGCTTCTATACGAAAGGTTGTAGATTGCTGGAACAATTGTTGGGTGGAAACAAGAGTTTGACAAAACAGGAGTTGATGGATGGGTTCGGTCGGGCAGGGGTCGAGACAGACAATCACTTGATACATTATTTTCTGGTCCGTGCTGAAACGGATGGCCTTGTGTGCAGCGGGGTAGATAAAAACAAGAAGCCGACCTATGCTCTGTTGGAAGAACGTGTGCCTCCGATGAAAGAACTCAGCCGCGAAGAGGCGCTCGCCCGATTGGCTACCCTATATTTTCAAAGCCATTCCCCGGCTACATTGTCTGATTTTGTCTGGTGGTCCGGCTTGGCGGCAACTGAGGCTCGACATGCGGTTGCATTGATCGAAACCGATCTGCTAACCGAAAAGTTTGATTCGGAAACTTTTTACCTGCATGTTACCTGTGACTTGAAGGCCTGTTGCCGGAAAGTGTTGCATCTGTTACCCTCGTATGATGAATATCTGATCAGCTATAAAGACCGGACGACCGTTATGCTACGCGAACATCATCATAAGGCATTCAATACTTTCGGTATCTTTTACCCCGTGATCCTGTATGAGGGCCGGATCGTTGGCAATTGGAAAAAAGATTCGAAGAAGAAAGCTCTTACTGTCGAAACTTCTTTGTTCGATGAATCTCTCGATCTCCCGGAAGATTTGCTGAAAAAGGCAGTCGATTATTATTGCTCTTTCCACGCTCAAAAGTCGGGATTCCACACTTGA
- a CDS encoding magnesium transporter CorA family protein → MRTFLYCEAGFVEKDQWLPNSWVNVECPTPEDIHYLTNQFNVPESFLSDIADTDERPRIEYEGNWLLTIIRIPVQSQEQGIPFTTIPLGIMTNNEIIISVCYYKTELIPDFIRYTRRKEVVVRHKYDLILRLIHSSAVWFLKYLKQINNEVAHAEKALEKSIRNEDLLRLMKLEKSMVYFNTSIRGNEVMLTKLQSIFQEPVYMDNELVEDVETELKQAHLTVNIYSDILTGTMDAFASIISNNVNTIMKRMTSISIILMVPTLIASFYGMNVPIYGENMPHGFAIIVMISITLSALSFFIFRKIKWF, encoded by the coding sequence ATGAGAACTTTTCTTTATTGTGAAGCCGGCTTTGTGGAAAAAGACCAGTGGCTTCCAAACAGCTGGGTCAATGTAGAATGCCCTACACCGGAAGATATCCATTACCTGACAAACCAATTCAATGTTCCCGAATCTTTCTTAAGCGACATTGCCGATACAGACGAACGCCCGCGTATCGAATATGAAGGGAATTGGCTATTGACCATCATTCGAATCCCGGTACAGAGCCAGGAACAAGGAATCCCTTTCACGACCATCCCTCTGGGGATTATGACGAACAATGAAATCATCATATCTGTTTGCTACTACAAGACGGAACTGATACCGGACTTTATCCGATACACCCGCCGCAAAGAGGTCGTCGTACGTCACAAATATGACCTGATTCTGCGTCTGATCCATTCGTCCGCCGTATGGTTCCTGAAATACCTGAAACAAATCAACAACGAGGTGGCGCATGCCGAAAAGGCACTGGAAAAAAGTATCCGTAATGAAGACTTGCTTCGTCTGATGAAGCTGGAAAAGAGCATGGTTTACTTCAACACATCCATCCGTGGTAATGAAGTGATGCTTACCAAACTGCAAAGCATCTTCCAAGAACCGGTCTATATGGACAACGAACTGGTGGAAGATGTGGAAACAGAATTAAAACAGGCGCACCTCACGGTCAATATCTATAGCGATATCCTGACCGGTACGATGGACGCATTCGCCTCCATCATTTCCAACAACGTGAACACCATCATGAAGCGCATGACCTCTATCTCCATAATCCTGATGGTTCCCACCCTCATCGCCAGCTTCTACGGTATGAACGTCCCGATCTACGGAGAAAATATGCCGCATGGCTTTGCCATCATCGTCATGATCTCCATCACACTATCAGCTTTATCATTTTTCATTTTCAGAAAGATCAAATGGTTCTAA
- a CDS encoding MATE family efflux transporter, whose translation MLRKGDLTQGGITTTLLQFTLPMLAGSLLQQCYNIADTLIVGQCIGANALAAVGSAYTLMVFLISILLGLSMGSGTVFSLQYGAGDLSALRRSIYVSFLLIGTVTILLNVAVFLWLDPILRWLQVPYDIYSLMRNYLWIIFWGIVFTFLYNFYAALLRAVGDSVTPLWFLAVSVVLNIGLDLFLILVLDQGIEGAAVATVIAQGTAASGILLYTYKIRPELRLHREDMRFDRSSLREITSFSTLTCVQQSVMNFGILMVQGLVNSFGTVVMAAFAAAVKIDSFAYMPVQEFGNAFSTFIAQNFGARKGDRIRRGVRSAFLITIVFSLIISLLVFFFAKPLMLIFVRPDEAEILRIGTEYLRIEGVFYLGIGILFLLYGYYRAIRMPGMSVVLTILSLGTRVVLSYWLASIPTIGVTGIWWSIPIGWFLADLAGIAYYHYRKYAVSRT comes from the coding sequence ATGTTACGGAAAGGAGACCTTACACAAGGAGGTATAACCACCACCCTGCTACAATTCACATTGCCGATGCTGGCAGGATCGCTTTTACAACAATGCTATAACATAGCCGATACACTGATCGTAGGACAATGTATCGGCGCAAATGCGTTGGCAGCGGTCGGTTCCGCCTATACCTTGATGGTTTTCCTGATCTCTATCCTGCTGGGGTTATCGATGGGAAGCGGCACGGTTTTCTCACTGCAATACGGAGCCGGAGACCTGTCCGCCCTGCGACGTAGCATCTATGTTTCTTTCCTGCTGATCGGCACGGTAACCATCTTGCTGAATGTTGCCGTGTTCCTATGGCTCGATCCGATTTTACGATGGTTACAAGTTCCCTATGATATTTATTCGTTGATGCGTAACTATCTGTGGATCATTTTCTGGGGAATAGTCTTTACTTTCCTGTATAATTTTTATGCAGCGTTGCTTCGGGCTGTAGGCGATTCTGTAACACCTTTATGGTTTCTGGCTGTATCGGTCGTTTTGAATATCGGGCTTGATTTGTTTCTTATTCTTGTCCTGGATCAAGGCATCGAAGGAGCGGCAGTCGCAACGGTTATCGCACAGGGAACGGCGGCATCCGGTATCTTGCTGTATACCTATAAAATCCGCCCCGAGCTACGATTACACCGGGAAGATATGCGCTTCGACCGTTCCAGCCTGAGAGAAATCACTTCTTTCTCCACACTGACTTGCGTCCAACAATCTGTGATGAACTTCGGAATATTGATGGTGCAAGGATTGGTAAATAGTTTTGGTACGGTTGTCATGGCCGCATTCGCTGCAGCAGTCAAGATCGACTCTTTCGCCTATATGCCCGTTCAGGAGTTCGGGAATGCTTTTTCCACCTTCATTGCCCAGAATTTCGGAGCGCGGAAAGGGGATCGCATCCGCCGGGGAGTGCGTAGCGCATTTCTTATAACGATCGTCTTTTCCCTTATCATCTCGCTGTTAGTTTTCTTTTTTGCCAAGCCGTTGATGCTTATTTTCGTCCGTCCGGATGAGGCTGAGATACTTCGCATCGGAACAGAATACCTGCGTATCGAAGGAGTTTTTTATTTAGGCATCGGAATCTTGTTCCTCCTTTATGGTTATTACCGGGCCATCCGTATGCCGGGAATGTCTGTCGTGCTTACCATTCTGTCTTTAGGTACACGTGTCGTCCTTTCTTATTGGCTGGCATCCATTCCCACTATTGGGGTCACCGGTATTTGGTGGTCTATTCCTATCGGTTGGTTTCTAGCAGACTTAGCCGGCATTGCCTATTACCATTATCGCAAATATGCAGTCTCACGGACTTGA
- a CDS encoding GNAT family N-acetyltransferase produces the protein MDNNKSQLIDLWRTSFNDSEEFIKLFFDRVYKKENALFIEKNGKIVSALQMLPYVMTYYGKEISVNYIYGACTLPSERGQGLMRQLIQKAFEVMESRKVALTVIIPADPWLFDYYRDLGYTEAFDYSEETYIRPSEIVLEQGVLVVPPEVPSMESLYNFFNKKQRERICYVLHGYDDFVTILRELQMSGGQMLTALNIQEEPIGMIFFYPVGDYIYVKELMYDNDNIKNLLLQEATTQSKVEKAVCRTPFTGPGTFPLGMARVLDRDRLIHHWAFTHANSVHNIGELKKMDTQSLTRLLLDYQSREAYMSLMLD, from the coding sequence ATGGATAACAACAAATCTCAATTGATCGACCTGTGGCGTACTTCTTTCAACGACAGCGAAGAATTTATCAAACTATTCTTCGATCGGGTTTACAAAAAAGAAAACGCCCTGTTTATAGAGAAAAACGGAAAAATCGTTTCCGCCCTTCAAATGCTTCCGTATGTCATGACTTACTACGGAAAGGAGATATCCGTAAACTATATATATGGAGCCTGCACTCTTCCCTCCGAACGAGGTCAGGGACTTATGCGCCAACTGATACAGAAAGCATTCGAAGTGATGGAAAGCCGGAAAGTGGCCTTAACAGTCATTATCCCGGCCGATCCATGGCTGTTCGACTATTACCGCGATTTAGGATATACGGAAGCTTTCGACTATTCAGAAGAAACGTATATCCGCCCTTCTGAAATAGTACTGGAACAGGGTGTTTTGGTTGTACCGCCCGAAGTACCTTCGATGGAGTCTCTCTACAATTTTTTTAATAAGAAGCAGAGAGAACGTATTTGCTATGTGCTGCACGGTTATGACGATTTCGTTACTATCCTGCGCGAATTACAGATGTCCGGAGGACAAATGCTGACCGCCTTGAACATTCAAGAAGAACCGATCGGAATGATCTTTTTCTATCCTGTCGGCGACTATATCTATGTCAAAGAATTGATGTATGACAACGACAACATCAAGAACCTGCTCTTACAGGAAGCTACAACACAGAGCAAGGTGGAAAAGGCCGTCTGCCGTACTCCTTTCACCGGACCAGGAACTTTCCCTTTAGGTATGGCACGTGTCTTGGACCGCGACCGCCTCATCCATCACTGGGCCTTCACTCACGCAAACTCCGTTCATAACATCGGCGAACTAAAAAAGATGGACACCCAATCGCTCACCCGCCTGTTGCTCGACTATCAGAGCCGGGAAGCTTATATGAGTTTGATGCTTGATTAG
- a CDS encoding DUF2156 domain-containing protein translates to MKIPFKPIEIEDRDIITSFTIPSNYKNCDYSFANICSWRFLYDSEFAIVNGSLLIRFWIENKTRVAYMTPTGQGNLKQAIDLLEADSLEQGHPLCMLGVTPDAKEELEKAIPGGFFYIPERNYFDYIYLREDLATLKGKKYQAKRNHINKFNKKFAYEYIPITPELVPECLQLECKWYKANREDNDEEDLNDERRSIIYALNHYDELGLIGGAICVDHQIVAFTFGAPINHNTFGVHVEKANVNYEGAYAVINKEFASHLPEKYTYVNREEDLGIPGLRQAKLSYNPFILLEKSAAIKKPAK, encoded by the coding sequence ATGAAGATACCGTTTAAACCAATTGAAATCGAAGATAGAGATATTATAACATCCTTTACGATACCGAGCAATTATAAAAATTGCGATTATTCATTTGCCAACATCTGCAGTTGGCGGTTTCTCTACGATAGCGAGTTCGCCATTGTCAACGGCAGCTTGCTGATCCGTTTCTGGATCGAAAACAAAACGAGAGTCGCTTATATGACTCCTACAGGTCAAGGCAACCTGAAACAAGCAATCGACCTGTTGGAAGCCGACTCGCTCGAACAAGGCCACCCGCTCTGTATGTTAGGCGTAACGCCAGATGCCAAAGAAGAACTCGAAAAGGCAATTCCCGGCGGATTTTTCTACATCCCCGAACGGAATTATTTCGATTACATCTACTTGCGTGAAGACCTGGCAACCCTAAAAGGGAAAAAATACCAGGCGAAACGCAATCATATCAACAAATTCAATAAGAAGTTTGCCTACGAATATATTCCTATCACACCAGAACTGGTTCCCGAATGCCTTCAGCTCGAATGTAAATGGTACAAAGCCAACCGGGAAGATAATGACGAGGAGGATCTGAACGACGAACGCCGTTCTATAATCTACGCCTTGAACCATTATGACGAATTGGGACTTATTGGAGGAGCCATTTGCGTAGACCATCAGATTGTCGCTTTCACTTTTGGTGCCCCGATCAACCATAATACTTTCGGCGTCCACGTAGAAAAGGCGAATGTGAACTATGAGGGGGCTTATGCTGTTATCAACAAAGAATTCGCCTCTCACCTTCCGGAAAAATACACCTATGTGAACCGAGAGGAAGACTTGGGTATTCCCGGTCTGCGCCAGGCTAAACTTTCGTATAACCCGTTCATCCTATTGGAAAAATCCGCGGCAATAAAGAAACCTGCAAAATAA
- a CDS encoding helix-turn-helix domain-containing protein yields the protein MNADKILPIDLYHAVSIANLTLESALKVIHVEAGQDHELLPLEPGTLAVICRGGKFECKALGKEISIVAGQVFLASVEDVSEISRFSETGFEGIVIYAGSDLLINRQRLMFRTITPDELKESGLYIQLMQSQIERMSDVRVKVVESLLRALIFFLQQEGHLADDRDSEVPPFFHDFALLIRRYHHYPVYYFAEKLGMTSAELNNKCKLHSGISAAEWISQYVLLEAKDLLIKTRLRSSRIAMMLNFSNYDTFARWFRRHTGELPGNWR from the coding sequence ATGAATGCTGATAAAATATTACCGATCGACCTCTATCATGCCGTGTCGATTGCAAATTTGACATTGGAAAGTGCTTTAAAGGTCATTCACGTCGAAGCTGGGCAGGATCATGAACTGTTGCCTTTGGAACCGGGAACTCTTGCTGTGATCTGCCGGGGAGGAAAGTTCGAATGCAAAGCACTTGGAAAGGAAATCTCCATAGTTGCCGGACAGGTGTTCCTGGCGTCTGTGGAAGATGTGAGTGAGATATCCCGTTTTTCGGAGACAGGTTTTGAAGGGATCGTGATCTATGCCGGTAGCGATCTGCTGATCAATCGGCAACGTCTGATGTTCCGGACGATTACACCGGACGAACTGAAGGAGTCCGGGCTTTATATCCAGCTGATGCAGTCACAAATCGAGCGAATGAGCGATGTCCGTGTCAAAGTGGTGGAATCGCTTTTGCGCGCCCTTATTTTCTTCCTCCAGCAGGAAGGGCATCTGGCGGACGACCGGGATAGCGAGGTTCCGCCTTTCTTCCACGATTTCGCTTTGCTGATTAGGCGTTATCATCATTATCCGGTTTATTATTTTGCCGAGAAGTTGGGAATGACTTCGGCGGAACTGAATAACAAATGTAAATTGCATTCCGGTATTTCGGCTGCGGAATGGATCAGCCAGTATGTATTGCTTGAGGCGAAAGACTTACTGATTAAAACTCGACTGAGATCTTCCCGCATTGCTATGATGCTTAATTTCTCTAATTATGATACCTTTGCGCGTTGGTTCAGGCGGCATACGGGAGAGTTGCCAGGGAACTGGAGGTAG